A window of Populus trichocarpa isolate Nisqually-1 chromosome 17, P.trichocarpa_v4.1, whole genome shotgun sequence genomic DNA:
CTCTGTTACTACTGCTACCACcacagatgatgatgatgacgacgatAGTCAAGATCAAGACCGTCCTTCTTGTGCAAACTCTTCTCTTGATGAGACCAATATTACTGACGattataataacaatgataaaagAGATCATGGAGAAGAAGATACAGAAACTGATGATAAGGTAAAATGATTGTTATTATTGATCTTGAttggttttttggattttgagagacccatttcttaaaaaatcaaaataattaatgggttttcttttccactgttttgttttggtttggaaAAGTCAGTGCTTTGGGattctttgttttatgcttATGATTGATTTGGTTCAGGTTCCTTTGGAGATTGCAGGCCTATGTATATAACTAGTTTGTCAAGTAACTAGCTAGATGATTCACTgaagaatcattttttttttttataatgggaAAATTAGATTTGTTGCCATTTTTGTTAggtaatttttgtgtttttaatttaagcaaATTCAGTAATCTTTTTGACCGTCTGGGTTCTGGGTGCTGAATTGTTAGATATAATGGGTGTTCTTTCTTCCATATGTGTATCATTGAAAACCAATTTTCCCCTCAAAAATCCTTTTTTGTTACATGAAAAGTGGCTGGTATTTTGAATTACGCCTTAAAATACTTtctgctatatattttttctagtgaATTTCCAGGCtgacttttttataatttgtctaACAATATTACCTTTATTCATCTCaataaagggagaaaaaaaggagTGTCCTTGATGCTTGCAGTTGAAATTTCACACCACAATCCATGCTTACTGTCTACCTAAGCTTGCCTCCTTGTAGGGGTTTCTGtcaattttcctttcctttaaagGACAAAAGATTAATGGTGCTTACTTTTAAGTTAGAGGAGCTTGGATCAATATATTTCTGCCCTTAGATTCTCAAAAAAGTGATTCAGCAAAATCTTTTTTCATCTCCTAgtttatcattttgttattcTGCTCTATTCAGATTTGCATAATTTGGTTTCTTTTACCATTCTGGCTTGTTCAGTGTGTCAAAACACAAATGCTTATCATTTCttggttttgttattttgaataagAAATGCTTCGACCTTGTTCTACAAAATTATCTTCTCTTGCCTTTTTGAGATGATtcgaaaataaatatatagtccaTGTGAGCGATTGAGTTGGCTATGGGCATAGCATCTAGTTTAGGCTTAATGGTTCTAGGAAAAAAATGTCACTGAACCCAAACCACTATCATTTGGAGAAATTGAGATGGGATAAACCTCATTTTAATTTcctatatgtataaaaaaagaagttcagAAGCACTCTACCTATCCTTATGTCTCTCATCTGTTTCACTTTGTGTTCAGCTTTAAtgagttaaaatatatatttgctgTGAAGATTCTGtcagttataattttttttagcttaaattGAACTGTTTTCTCCATTCAAAGCCTGtgttctcttttttgtttctcaaGAATTTAGTGTTGGtacttatatttattaattgtatCATAATCAATTCAGGATTCGGTGGGTAAAACAACAATTGAGAACCAGGAAGATGGAGCTTCACCTGTAGCTGCCAAAGAGTCTTCAAATCTAGATGCAACTTCAGGGACAAGTGAAAACCCTAAAACACCTTCCGTTGAGAAAGAGAGCACGGCGTTGAAAACTTCAAACACTGAAGAAGAACAGAGTGATACAAGTAATTCACAAGAGAAAACCCTGAAGAAACCAGACAAGATCATTCCATGCCCCCGCTGTAATAGCATGGACACAAAGTTTTGTTACTACAACAATTACAACGTGAACCAACCCCGACACTTCTGCAAGAATTGTCAGAGATATTGGACAGCTGGCGGTACCATGAGGAATGTGCCTGTGGGTGCTGGTCGTCGCAAAAACAAGAACTCAGCTTCTCATTACCGTCACATAACCATTCCTGAAGCTCTTCAGAATGGTCGAGCTGATGTTCCAAATGGAGTCCACCATCCTTCACTGAAAACTAATGGAACAGTGCTAACCTTTGGTTCTGATGCACCTCTTCATGAATCAATGGCTTCGGTATTGAATCTTGCTGATAAAACAATGCGGAACTGCACAATGAATGGGTTTCATAAACCTGAAGCATTAAGGGTCCCAGTTTCTTATGGAGGTGGTGAAAACGGTGATGACCATTCTAATGGATCTTCTGTCACTGTGTCAAATTCAAGCGATGAAGCTGGCAAAAGTGTGTCAAAAGAATCAGCTATGCAGAATTATCAGGGCTACCCCCCTCAGATACCATGTTTTCCTGGAGTTCCCTGGCCTTACCCTTGGAATTCAGCTCAATGGAGCTCCCCAGTACCCCCACCTGCCTTTTGCCCTTCCAGTTTTCCTATGCCATTCTATCCTGCAGCAGCTTATTGGGGTTGTACTGTACCAGGTGCTTGGAATGTCCCTTGGCTTCCTCAACCATCTTCTCCAAAACAAACCTCCTCGAGCTCTGACCCTAACTCTCCAACCCTAGGGAAACATTCAAGAGATGAAAACTTGCTCAAACCTAGCAACTCCAAAGAAGAGCTGGTGAACACTGAAAGATGCCTTTGGATTCCGAAAACGCTGAGGATTGATGACCCAGGAGAAGCCGCAAAAAGCTCTATATGGACAACACTTGGGATTAAGAATGATAAGCCTGGCTCATTTGGTGGCCGAGGACTCTTTAAGGCCTTTGATTCAAAGGTTGAGAAGAATCGCGCAGCCGAAACCTCTCCAGTCTTGCACGCTAATCCTGCAGCATTGTCTAGATCTCTCAAATTTCAGGAGAGCTCATAATTCGGGTAGCTTTAACTTGATATTTGTTCCGAGCAGTGGAAACAAGTTCTGGTGTTTCAACTTTAACAGCTTCATAAACTGAAGGTTTGCAGTTCAGTCACTGGCATCATTTGTCAATGGTCTCCTTGCAGTCGATCTATAAGAGGAAAGAGCAGAGGAGAAGAGAACTATCCTAGCTAGCAGCAGTAGCCACCGTTAGGTATTTATCTTTTTGCTGGAAGCAGTCCAGGACGGTGCTTTTGGATGTCCACTTACATGGTTTTCCAAGTTAATGtacatatttatatatgaaatagTGAGAAAGTGAGAGCTTAGGAAAGAATTGAGTTTGTGTAGCATAAGAATCCCTTTTGtactaaaataaatttgggaatggAAATCCAACCTCTTCGTTTTTATTGGGACTTCAAATATATGGAGAGTACTCCCCTGTTTAGCTCACCACTAAATGCATGTTCTATGCTAGCTCTTTTTTGAAGCTCTATATATCATTGGCAACATGACGAATCTAATTCCTTTCGAGTTGGATATCCAATCAACAATGTCATCTGTCATCAGCTATCACACAGTTGCTGATCAAATAAATGCAGCTTCTTGGCTCAGCTGTGCAGCAAACTCAGGCGATAGGTTTGGAGATTGCTCCTTTGTCCATTTCCattgagaaaggaaaaaaaaaataaaaaaatccaaggataCAGTTAAAAGCGGATTGAATGAAGACAGGGAAGTTAATATTATTCCACATCTCTGAATATGGAGGGCAGATAAGATAAGGGCTGCGAAATCGACAGACAAAAGGTTGATGTAGGCCCTTCCCTTTGCAGATAGACTTGAATTCTTATCAGAGAAGGCCAAacacctttccttttctttatacAAAAGAATCGAACGAAACAACTGGCACCAAAACGTGGAAAGTTTTCTTCCCATTTCTTATTGCTTTCATATTTCTCTCTGCTTCTTCCTTGAACCGCTCATACTATCTGTAACAAGGAAAAAGGACACAATTTGTGATCCTCTTAACCCTAAACCAGACATGGATTACTCTATGatagcataattaattaaactacttATGGTTAATCATACAAGGCCtaagaagataaataatttcCCTCTATAATTTCCATACGAGTTTCCATCATGATCCTTTCGTGCACCGATTAGTTCGTatacattaattttatgatgTTAATATGCTGAAATCCAAGATAATCCACAGCAAATTATCATATTACTGgtagaaggaagaagaagaaagggccTTGGGTTGATGTATCAAAATCAAGTCAACGTGCATCTACAGGGTAGTGAAAAACGTAGAGATATTTGGTGTTTAATATTCGGCAAAGGCGGGCCACGATTCTTGTGTGCCATGAGCTGTTAAAGGGACCCAGTACATGTGATGCCTTTAAGCTTCTGGGTTTGCTTCCTTCAaccttccctttctttctctgtcATTTTGCCACTTTAGATGAAGGGAAGTGACGACCTCCCCGCCTCTTATTTCTCTCCTAATTTCTAATGCTCAAAGTCTTCTTCGTTTCTTTTGATGCTGAATTTGCTAAATTATGGTCCCTGGATTTACTATATCTGCTTTCTTATTTTG
This region includes:
- the LOC7495982 gene encoding cyclic dof factor 2, producing the protein MSEPKDQAFKLFGKTIQVPEISVTTATTTDDDDDDDSQDQDRPSCANSSLDETNITDDYNNNDKRDHGEEDTETDDKDSVGKTTIENQEDGASPVAAKESSNLDATSGTSENPKTPSVEKESTALKTSNTEEEQSDTSNSQEKTLKKPDKIIPCPRCNSMDTKFCYYNNYNVNQPRHFCKNCQRYWTAGGTMRNVPVGAGRRKNKNSASHYRHITIPEALQNGRADVPNGVHHPSLKTNGTVLTFGSDAPLHESMASVLNLADKTMRNCTMNGFHKPEALRVPVSYGGGENGDDHSNGSSVTVSNSSDEAGKSVSKESAMQNYQGYPPQIPCFPGVPWPYPWNSAQWSSPVPPPAFCPSSFPMPFYPAAAYWGCTVPGAWNVPWLPQPSSPKQTSSSSDPNSPTLGKHSRDENLLKPSNSKEELVNTERCLWIPKTLRIDDPGEAAKSSIWTTLGIKNDKPGSFGGRGLFKAFDSKVEKNRAAETSPVLHANPAALSRSLKFQESS